The following is a genomic window from Homalodisca vitripennis isolate AUS2020 chromosome 5, UT_GWSS_2.1, whole genome shotgun sequence.
GcagatagtttatattttagttcctAGTACCTCAGATAACAAGTCTAAAAAAGCTCCACCTCATCAGCAATATTACTCactattaacttttaattcaGCACAATTATGTACTACTCTGTTTTTTCCATTTGTTGCTAAGTTCAGCTACAATTAAAGAATTattgtgaaaagttttaattttaaggtaattttttgATGTCAAAAGGAATACTAAATTAGTTACTAagataataaagaatttttcactgaataaaaagtaaaacttgtgCCTAGCATAACAAATTAAGTTATAAGATGTCTGTTGTATATTACAAAGTTCCCCTTTAGTTCATTCTTCGACATCCAGTGTTTCATTACACACATTAAGTCATTATTGCTATCATTCAAAATTTGTTCCGACTGCAACATCTGGTTTGATTGTGATTAAACATTCTGATGGAAGAGGTTATTAAGACAGAACGGAGCttagaaataattattgtaaaaacgtTTAcctactgtttaatttttttgaggagGGAAAAATATGATAGCAGCAGAGTTATAGAATCGAATTATTGATACTAGAAGTATTGCTCTTGTGGTAAAGACAAGGCATAAGTTTTCTCATATTGCCAGAGCCATTCttcttttaaaactgaaatggcCAAGAGCCaccaataattgttatttttcacattataatggtttttgttgttgttgcatTTAGGAAATTTCTGTCCTTAAAACAGAATGAACTGGGGAATTTACCTTCCTACTTGAAAGATGCGTTACCACCAATGCATCCAATGTCCTCTTTTCTCAAGCAGAACATGAAGCATGAAGAGCCAGAGATCAAAACTGAAGTTGTGGAGATTGAAGAAGTGGAGGAGGAAGATGAGGAGGATGAGGAAGAGCTAGAGGAGGAGGTCACTGAGCAGGACTGGATGGGTGTATGCTCGGAAAATCAGCAACCCTCATCCTCCAAGGTATTGTCTAGAAAGTCTACTTCTAATAATACTAGCTCGAGTACACCAAAGAAAATCAAGCTGAGTAATGAAAGTAATGAGGACATCAACTTCTTCAAAAGTTTGTTGCCTGATGTTGCGAGGATGTCTAGTCATCAAAAGCTCAAATTCAAGCAAGAAGCTTTGAGCATCATAGAAGATATTCTGTATGCAACTGATGAAATTAACATCACAACATAGCGTCAGCATTGTTTTATCTGAGTCAGATTAATATAAGACTGTACCAATTTTGTGATATCTAAATAAAATCCATTGAATTAGTTATGTTACTGTAAACATacatttccaattaaatttatgtaaataaatgtttcgtATGGGTATCCTCCAGGGGTATTCAATATGATAGGTATTCAAAAGCTGAGTTCGATTGTATGtgattctaaattatttattttacattcttaaGATAAGTCAGTTATGTATAtaggtatttttttgtatttgtatgcaCGTGTATAACTTATTTCTTATCATTTGAATGTTACTTGTTTAGAAAGAATGAGcttatattaaaatgttgcaaTTTAACTCCATTggacaaaagtaatttaataaaagtataattattgtttcaaatatataatttctactTCCCTTTGACCTAAAGAGCCAGCTGCAGTGAAACAACCTTAATTTTCAacacataagaacaatgttaattttttattataaaactataggagatgcgaatgttgagtttttgCTCAATTTCATCTTCCGTTTagtgtagcatctgaaatctgacaataTTATAAACTTGACCCCTGGAAGCTAGAGTCCATGTACGTCTGAATACAGTAGATCATGAAAAGAGTGTGATGTAGCTGTTCAAAACAAACTCAATGTCGTTTCGTCATCAGAGACCCTAGGTTACAAAAGAGGTGTTCTCAATTATCTAATCAGTTGCACTCTGATGTGTTGGACATAATCCCAAAGCACTGCGGAGCAAACCGAGTGttttacacataatgtagctatggatagaaaggtttatttaatgtgaatgttgagttgtttctccatttcaccttctactTTGTAGTGCATGAAATCTTTTTAGATGGACgtagattccaagagtcaagtctgcgacagtgtCGGATTTCAGATGCTGCCCTAAGTGGTTGTTATAAATGGagcaaaaatgttaaaaattttgccTGTTATGGATGACATTTTCTCCAGTTGTATACAAAAGCGATTTACCAATATAGTAGACATTGGTAGAATGGAACTTGGGTCAATCTGACTTTGTTTTAATAAGTCAAATTTAAATCAGTTAAAGTGGGAATTGATAACTGAGATTAACAGGACTGAAGATTGTTTCAATTATAACTACTATTTAACTTTAacttataaatatgaattatgttCCAGAAGAAATGGTGGTTGGGAAAACCATATCTAGTAGTGACATAAATGTGaataattaatgcaatataaatCAAAAGATCTGATTGAATTTACATGATGACAAAATTGTTAAAGGTCCAAATTTCTATGAAGGATGATAGATTGATATTAATATAAGTGTATGATCATTTCTAAAATACtcatttatacagtattttaaataagttaaatatggCATGCACGTACAGAGTTTTCTGTACATTTAggaatttgttaataattttgtgaTTAACATTATTAGTAGCTTGTCTTATTTCTTTTCATGTATTTTTCTtcacaataaattgaaatttgttagtCTTTTGTTCATTTAGTTTTTAACCTTTTCAGTGCTACAGAGTCCCTGCGAGTAATtccataataaattgtttttaaagtacaaaGATCTGTGTGGGagacatgttttaaaaaatgccataattataatataatgttattggTTGCTAAAAGTATCTTCTTATTccaaaatattcattttgttaaTTTGTCACTGTGGAGGGCCatacattgttttacattaatgtaTCTGAGCAGAAATTAAAGCTGTTCAGTTCATCTGGTTTGTTTACGTTCGACAGCTAGTGTTTCATTGTTTTGTCAATTGTTTACTATCTTATGACttgtacattttgtattatgatcttatagattgtatttcaatatataggGTGTTTCAGATCACCTGGCCGCAATCTCCTTTGGTTGAACCGTTTGACATAGAACGATGAATTAAACTGTAACCCTAACAAATCTCATACAGCGAATGGTGCAAAATTGTTTTTGTCACATTTAATATACAAGGTGTTCAAAAGTACCATAgcagaaaataaaaacttgaacaGTTTCCAAATAACACCTGCCATTTGgacaatactttaaatatttttgaaatgtttgtaacaaatttttaagtGTTCAAAGATGTAGCAGTCCCGATTCACTCAGCCTAGGGCGGGGTCTATAAATCTTACCAAACAGATCAGAATCTCTGGGGAACCTTTATTcattaagaaaaagaaaagggcgccaccttgttttccTCAGTTTGGGGTATTAGGGCCAGAACAATGAAAAGGCCCGTTACTGAATTTGCCGAGATGGGATGTTAAGACCAACCAACatgaaacgaaaaaaaaaaatgataataggTATAACCATTAAGAATAATTACTAACATgaactataaaaacaaacaaacaacatcaattaataaatactaagcTAAACTATAATTAACCTTTAAGTAAAATTACGAACAAATGCATTGGCTGTTAAATGAAAGGCGACGTATTATAACGAGCTTAGTTTATTATCGCCAACAGGAAACTCAGTGTTCCAACAAGTACAAGACAAATATTCAAATGCGAGATAGTAAATTTCTTAATACTAAACCAGATCTGAAGAATAGAATATCAATAGTTAATACCTTGGCCGGCCGCTAAAGCTATTGGAATGGTTACACAATAACAAATAAGTCAATAACTACACATACACAACAGATGTAATACATATAAAGGTAAACCTGAATGGCATTAACTAATCATTAAATAACTACGCCTGCGCAAAAGCTCCTTGAATCCGAAGTCCAGTTACGCACAAATATGTCCTTCACCAACAGCTAACACTGTACAATAAAGTTCGTAGCGACAATTTCGCAAAGACAGGTTTGTGTTGcctcaattatataaattattactggtaCCAGTTTATGAGGTAAAATTGAAGATCTACTTATCGATACACAGTTCATCTGGTAGAACGACCAGCACAGCGGTAGGTAGGTAACATCAATGCAGCAGGTGATCCAGGTATGTAGGCAGCAGGTAGGTTAAGTTCACTGGCATATGCACACAGCATGTACAGCATGCAGGTACAGGTACAGCGCAAGTGTAAGCGTGAGGTTAAGCTCCCGTATGAACCCCTGAGTACATTCCAGGCAATAGAATCTAGGTATTATAATCTaggattaaatttacatttacataaaatagggCATTACAAGTTTTACTTTGCTTGAACAGGAACAAGCAACAAGcctgttaaattaaattcatcccgtacagtaatatttacattaaatctcagaattaagaaaaatccataaaagtaaatttagtttattaattaccattcaaattttatattaccaATAATTTTTACAGATACATAAAAGCAATAGTTATTTTACATTCCATATTATGCATGTTCATTATACAGTATAGAACATGACTGCATTTCATCTGGTTGGTCAAAAGTGTTTAGttagcattttaattaatttaaagcaagTTTCTATAATCAACAGAAATCAATTATTCATGTCATGTGTTAGGAAAGGTTTTcaacaaaagcaaattaaaacATCTTACCTCAGCTAAAATCCAGTAAAGAGCAAGGAGGGAGCAGTGTAGGGCAGGGAACAGTCTCATTTAGCTCTCGTGAACGACAAACTTACATTACCATTGCGATTTCATGAGGAAAGAGGGATAGTTTTGCAAGGCATAACCTCTGTCAGGCAGTAGTCCAGTTCAACAGTCAGATTGAGTCAAATACATTGtatggccagctggagctgcagcatTGTTCTCTTACTCAACTGATAAGACAATTTACAAGTTGATCAGGCTTGTACACCAGTGTGAATAATATTTAACTCCCCCTTCTGCCAATCCTTTGCCCGAAAATAAAGATGTTACAAAGAACATTAAATTTATGTGCCACATGACCTATCTttctattcaaaatttgaaaCTGTTACCCTCATTTTTGAGTACACCCtgtattttaaatgacaaaagCAATTTTGTGATGTTTGCCGTATGAGATTTATTAGGGTTACAGcttattttatcactaaatttGTCAAACAGTTCAACCACAGGAGATTGCAACTGGGTAGTCTGAAACATGAAACACCCCGTATAAGTATTACAACGATGTGTGATTAGTCAGATCTTATTACCGTAATTTACAAATTAGATCATTGGTAGAAAATGAAGATAAAGTCCAATTTTCTCTTTTactaccataattttttttcacatcagtttatattacatttaatagaaGTTTATAACAATGTacttgtaaacaatatttataggtgttttaaaagttttacattttcattacgTATTTGGCAACAGCAgtgcaatttttttattgcttttaggGGTGTATGTGTACacatatagaaaattaaatatatgcatttGTTACAAAACTACActcagtaaaaatttaaacattttatgaatgtTTTCCCTAAACTACTAAATCTTAACTCAAATTCCTTTCATAGGGCAGGTAGAACTTTGGGAAATGTATGGAAACTCATCAAAGATTAATGGTAACTACAACTGGGATTAACTGGGTTAAAAGATTAGGAAGTAGAATTAAATATGCCTATAGCCCTCCTGTAAGCTGGAAAGTTCAGAAAAGTGCTTTTGAAATTAACACCATTTTGGTTATTTAGAGGAAGACTCATAAACTTTTctaatgtgtaataaaaaaatgaaaaatcagcACCCCatatacaaattgttattattagtcCTATTCTTACTATGGAAGTAGGAAGCTCCCTCTGTTTCCACATCTTGGTTgctattttccaatattaatataGAAGCTTTCATTAAGGTATTTAAcgtttttatcataaataaaagcTAATTGTAGTTACCTAGTTGaaagcattagcaaagcctatcacttgagaggtcgaaaaattaatttctgtctgtctgtcccatAATATCCTGAGAATGATTGACTTACTGTGGATAAAGCTTCATCTCTCTATATATATCATAGAGGACAGCAAATGAAACAGCTAATCAGACCTACCAGGCTACATTGGCTAATATTGCAACACTGATAGAACAGTGTTcttgtaacttttataataattattaaaggcatcataaaaaagtaaagtgCAGTTCTTTGCAACTGGATGGAAATGGAGATGGTATTTAACCATTACTAAACAGTTTGACGTTACATTTATTTCTCAAGTTTGCATTAGAACAACTATTATACCATTAGAATAAACAATAAGATATCTCACTGAAGCAATGCCAGTATTCTTAACTAGATAGCTACAATACAAATTTAGGAAAATTCCAAGGCACTGTCTGTTTTTAGGATATTGACAATAGTTCATTTATGCTGACAACAGTGATATAACAATTTTGGAAActacacaaatataaatcaagaatattttataaatgtataacaacaaaGTTAAGGAAACCTCTtacgtttaattgtttttaaattttagggaATTAACATTTAATTGGGAGATTTCAGATTAAGAGAATTGCTACAAAGAGATAtcaagtgtaataaaaaataaaaacatttctgttcctattttgtaatatatagacATTGGACAATTtgtgtattaacaatattttaaactattagcACTCAATATTCCTCCACCTATCATTCTTGTACAAATCTAATTAAATGTGCAAAAAAATGCAAGGGTTTCGCCaaatactcacaaaaattcaATTGTATTGCTATTGTTTTAGCTAATAAAACAGgatataatgtaatttacaagCATGTGAAGTATATAAAATTGTccatatttatagaataatttttaaaaatttgaattatttcttGTACATTTTGAAAGCAAGAAATTGTTTTCAGTACTAAACATAGTTATAACCCATGTTATTTGGTGTAGTTACATAAAACATTGAATTCTTTATgtggaaaactttattttattgaaatgaaatatctTCCTTTAACAtgaatatctttattatttttcaattttaagtagatttttgtaaaactcaacatttgtattCTTTATACACAGATCCAAGCAAACTCGCAAAAGCACAAGGGTTTGATAAAACTcacaaaaaattcagttttattgtgATTAGGTTGACAGAGCTACTGTTTTTTAGCTAATGAATCAGGCTAGAATATAATCTCATTTTTGAGAAACACGATCAAACTCATTAGAAGGTACTGCCATGTTCGTAAAGTTCAAATTATACCATTGTAATAACAAAACAGAAACTACATCAACCAGTACCGTGTTTGTTTACTCAAACCATAGATTATACCACAGAAACAACATCTTTCAGAgacatcaaaaataaaatacaaagttttacaaaataagacACTGATCAATCGTTGGTATGTAACATTACcaacaattaaattatgtaactgtttagaaaatgtctaaaaatatagtattatacctTGATCTTCGTTGTTTTCTGGGGTTAATATATGTAAGTACATGTtcttttgtgtaattttaatacataaactttattatttgagcccataataatgctttaaaatatatttaataacatttgtcGTCATCACAGTACCTTCTCTTTGTGGGTGTTTTGGTACTGTGTCGACTATCACAAGATGGTGCTGTGATAAGTGGTTAATGGGTTAAGTTATGTTACAGAACCACAATTATAGAATAACTGTAAGAGATTAAGTTACATTGAATAAGTTGAAAAGTCATGTCATATTGATCATTCCATGAGGAGAACTGTGTAGAAACTCTAGTCTTACAGCCATCACAGAGGTAATGTGCTCTTCATGGTCTCTGGATTTCCACCGTTCAGATTTTCTGatatatatgttttctttttttaagtaaatctgTTCTATGGACCGTTGGTACACAATGCTTATATGGATGTTCTTGTTCCATCAAAACTACCCGAAACATTCCATTGTTCAGGTAGATTCAGGTAACATGTGATAAATTTTCTTGTGACTTCATAGTCTTGGTTCTCTTTAATGCGAAGTTGAGCAAAGCTTTAGGCTGACACTATGTGCATTTATTTTCCAGTGCATATTTTCATTAGTGTAATGCCTAGGTGTTTGTTTTCATCTGTTACTTAGAGACCTGGCAGTTTAGTTATTGAGCGCTTTTTTGCTAcaaaatgacttttatttttgCTAGTTGAGAACaaagtaatttctttataatatattttcgaCTCGTATTGAATGCTATAACAGTACAGTGTGTTTGAGTcttgaattgaaaaaataatcAATCTACATTGTGTACAAGAACGGTGTCAAGTTATTTTTTCAATGTCCGTTTTTAAGAAACTATAGAATGACACAGATaacacaacatatttattttagtaggTAAGTCCTCAATTACAACtatcatataattttaagttgtatatttaaatctatatacatatgtcttacattagtatatacttaaaaaactcATCAATGGTGTACAATTGATGTTAAATTAggtaaatttacaaatgttttgttcttctttaaatttttattcattccaataatttatttaaaaatatgtttctttggTAGGaaggtttcttaaaaaaaaattcaaactatgaTGAGCAATTGCAATAATCTCCCTGTTTTGGTTAAGATAATTGTGGAAGTTCCCCAGATTATATTCTGGTATGAATtacatctatttttttttttttttttcataacctaaacTCACAACTAGCCGAAACACTATCCAAAGAGCTGTCAATCCCATTTACACTGAGTGACCTCACACTCTCACCACTTCTTGCACAATACACTGTTAAGGTTGACTGATTAAGGTCCAGCACGATATTCTTTGAAGTTGGTGAAAATACAACGGTCTTTAATTCTGTTGTGGGCTCTGAGGAGGTCAGTATCATAGAAGATGGTATCAATGAAGACTTTGACTTTTCAAGAGGCTCGAAAGAAGTCTGTCATACTTGCACGGTCAATACAGATGTACATGTATTTTCAGACTcgcaaatttgtatatttttttcatcaatCAAATCTTATAGTCTTTGAATACAGACTTTGTGTGTTGAATCCATTTCTCAATTGCTTGaagggattttttaaatgtaagatgaTGGTGACTTTGGCTTTAGTATTTTGTTGGAACATCATTGGTGATGAAAAGATCCAGATCCACTCCATCTCTGACAAACACTATTGGTGAGCATACTAAGTTTTTCAGTCCTCagttaaatgcaaattttaatgttataagtcATCAGAGGTTggtcttttaaaatatctttttttagttATCAAACTGTAAATTGATGtatcaaattcatttttctgcaGAGTAAAATGAGTTTTCAGGCACTGAGAAATGGTTGGCTTTGTCAAAGGTCCTCCTGAGAAGCATAGCAATAATCATGGGGCAAGCATTATCAAAATTTGAGGAGATGATTTGGGCAAATCCCACTGACTTATCACGGCGATACTCTTCCATAGCTGTGGACATATGTttagcagataaatttattttgtttagagtGAAGTCTTTAGTTATTACCgagttttcttctttcttttcatcattgatacaaatatgaaatacagtttgtattgttttagtaattaagTAGACATGCTTCGCTTTTCCTCTAATTTATATGGAAACCATGTTTCGTGAAATGAAAACTGTTCAAAACATCTAAATCAagcaaaattacagattttagtCTTATTGAG
Proteins encoded in this region:
- the LOC124362583 gene encoding uncharacterized protein LOC124362583, coding for MFVIKYDKVSMIKLVQSIEKHPALYNTKKHFPKDEVDSAWDKVAIEVGEKDSLCRDRWHSIKSCYIRHLKYTALNSKRRPYYLAEHLDFMVPFVSDRVKKFLSLKQNELGNLPSYLKDALPPMHPMSSFLKQNMKHEEPEIKTEVVEIEEVEEEDEEDEEELEEEVTEQDWMGVCSENQQPSSSKVLSRKSTSNNTSSSTPKKIKLSNESNEDINFFKSLLPDVARMSSHQKLKFKQEALSIIEDILYATDEINITT